The nucleotide window GTCGTTCCCTGATCTTCGATCACTGCCAACCGCATGATAATACCTGCCAAATAGTACCAAAGAAAAACTCGCGGCAAGGACCACTCTCTGAGGGGCGGAAATCGATATGTCCCTCCGATAAGCCTTCGCAAAAATGGATGGGCAATGGTTTGCGTCAAAAACGCATAGCCAACACCGGTCACGATCATGATTAAAGGTGCAATTTGCGGGATTTGCGCAATAGATTCGCGATAAAAATCCAATTGTTCTTCATCGACTTCCTGATCAAAGGAAGTTAGCATTTGTTCTGTAGAGTCAACTGAATCTTCCATTCCGCTTTGAAGCGCTTCAAAGGGATGAATATCAAGAAGGACAACAGATCCGACAAAGAGAAGGACCAGTGTAAAAATATAGCTTAAACTCCCTGCGAAAAGCGTTCGAAATGCAGACCTTTTTACATGGTAACTGACACCGACCACATAGCCGCCCACCCCAAATAAAAGCACGAGCGGGATCGAAAAAGCCGAGGCTATTAAAAAGGTGGCAACAAAACTGACGGCAAGAACCAACGCCCCGGGTTTCGGCCCGAAACGGACCGTGTATAGCAGGAGAGGAATGGGCAGCACCCATACGAATAATATGCCTAAAACCGGTATGTAAACGGTAGCTGCCATTAAAATTGCAAAGAGGGCAACCATAACAGCTCCCTCGGTTATTTTTCTCGATTGATCCATGCCATCCCCCTTCTGGAAATGAGAGGTGAGAAACACTTTTTAGTACCCCGTTTAGTATATTTCACTGATCCATTGTAGCCCATACATCTTCAAAAAGAAAGAACGAACATTTATCGGCGGCCATTGGCGACGATTCGTATGAAGAAAGAACACTGCCGGTGTCATCGGCAGTGTTCGTAAGGAGCATTAATCTTCTTGTGCATATGGGAGTAACGCAGCTTGACGTGAACGTTTAATCGCGGTCGTCAATTTACGCTGATATTTCGCAGATGTTCCAGTTACCCGTCTCGGTAAAATCTTTCCCCGATCCGAGATAAACTTCTGGAGAAGATTAACATCTTTATAATCAATGGTCTTGATTTTATTAACGGTGAAATAACATACCTTTCTGCGCTTGCCTCTGCGGCGTGCCATAGGACTCCCTCCTTCTTAAATTATTTTTCTCGATGGGAAGTGTTTAGAATGGTAAATCGTCGTCGGAAATATCGATCGGCTTTCCGTCATTGGAGATAGGATCTTCATTCAAATCAGCGGATTGACGTTGCCCTTCTTGGCCATATCCAACGTTTCCTTGGTAATTGGACGGCCCGGAAGCAGCTCCAACGCCTTGGTCATCCCCGCCCCGATTCGCGGTCACATTACGGGGCTCCAAAAATTGGACGCTTTCCGCTTGTATTTCAACGACATTCACGCGCCGTCCTTCCCGATTTTCATAACTGCGGCTTTGAACGCGCCCATCAACGCCTGCCAAACTTCCCTTTTTCAAGTAATTGGCGACGTTTTCTGCCTGTTTTCTCCAAACCACGCAGTTCAAAAAATCCGCTTCCCGTTCCCCATACTGGTTTGTAAATGGACGATTAACGGCGATGCCGAAATTGGCTACTGCCACCCCGTTCGGGGTGTACCGCAATTCCGGATCACGAGTGAGACGTCCAACGAGTACGACGCGATTAATCATTCCAAACCCTCCCATTTATTTGAAGAATGCTTTAATCATCATCCCGAACAACGAGCGTTCGAATAACTTCATCGGTAAGTTTTATACGACGGTCAAACTCATTGATAGCGTCAGGGGTTGCCTGCACTTTGAGGATGACATAATACCCTTCACGGAAATCCTGAATTTCATAAGCGAGACGCCGTCTCCCTTTTTCATCAACTTCCGTTACCTCTGCACCATTATCGGAAAGGATTTGGTTCAAACGTTCAATCGTCGTTTTGACTGCATCCTCTTCCAATGTCGGTCTTAAAATGTACAGAATCTCGTAGTTACGCATGCGCGTCACCTCCTTTTGGTCTTAGCGGCCCCCGTATTTTTTACGGGAGCAAGGAGCAAAACGGGACAAACCCTCTATTTACTCACATTATAGCATTGTAACAAGAAGAACGGCCATACACAATAGTTCGGGGAAATTTTGTTGTGTATTCACATAAACTCCAATTAAAATAGGATCATATGTTTGTATTTGCTTATTAGTATAACATGATCCTCGAAAAATGCAAGTAAAAATTTTGTTCTTTCACTAAGATCCGGTCCGACACAACGCCTATTCTTTGTAAATCAATGACCGGTCATTCATAATTAAACTAACATTCATTGATAGGACTGAAACAGACCATGAAGACCAGCAAACCGATGAGCAAAAAAAATATCTTCCTTATTATTGTTTTATTTTTTCTCGTATTAACTGGTTTTAGATTCGGTTGGTTGTTCTATCATGAGCCGCCGGATCATCCTCAGGCAGAACAAGGTGTTGTTGATTTAACAGATTGGGACTTTACCGATGATCAAGCAATTACGCTTGACGGCATGTGGGAGTTCTATCCAAATGAATTTATTGCGCCGAACTCTGATACCTCCGATGAGGAGATGGAATATATTTCTGTTCCCGGTGATTGGAGCAATCATCAAGAAAATCAATCTGCATATGGTTATGGAACCTATCGAGTGAACATTCTTCTTCCTGACGGGAAACAGTCACTATACGGTATTCGCATGAAGAGTGCGACATCAGCCGGTGCTGTATATATTGATGGAGAATTAATGATGGAGTCCGGCACTCCTGCAAAAAATGTCGATCAAGCAGAAGGGACGCGCTTTCCCCTTTCCACAATATTCCCTACGGAATCCAAGGAAATAGAATTAATGATACATGCCTCAAACTATGAAATCCCTTTTTGGGGCG belongs to Salicibibacter cibi and includes:
- a CDS encoding YybS family protein; this translates as MDQSRKITEGAVMVALFAILMAATVYIPVLGILFVWVLPIPLLLYTVRFGPKPGALVLAVSFVATFLIASAFSIPLVLLFGVGGYVVGVSYHVKRSAFRTLFAGSLSYIFTLVLLFVGSVVLLDIHPFEALQSGMEDSVDSTEQMLTSFDQEVDEEQLDFYRESIAQIPQIAPLIMIVTGVGYAFLTQTIAHPFLRRLIGGTYRFPPLREWSLPRVFLWYYLAGIIMRLAVIEDQGTTMHMLISNIFPLLEFAMIIQGASVMFQFVYMRNITRALPILILFPGLMLPLVQVFVRILGILDIGMDIKNRIKSDK
- the rpsR gene encoding 30S ribosomal protein S18 — translated: MARRRGKRRKVCYFTVNKIKTIDYKDVNLLQKFISDRGKILPRRVTGTSAKYQRKLTTAIKRSRQAALLPYAQED
- the ssb gene encoding single-stranded DNA-binding protein — protein: MINRVVLVGRLTRDPELRYTPNGVAVANFGIAVNRPFTNQYGEREADFLNCVVWRKQAENVANYLKKGSLAGVDGRVQSRSYENREGRRVNVVEIQAESVQFLEPRNVTANRGGDDQGVGAASGPSNYQGNVGYGQEGQRQSADLNEDPISNDGKPIDISDDDLPF
- the rpsF gene encoding 30S ribosomal protein S6, with the translated sequence MRNYEILYILRPTLEEDAVKTTIERLNQILSDNGAEVTEVDEKGRRRLAYEIQDFREGYYVILKVQATPDAINEFDRRIKLTDEVIRTLVVRDDD